gatccggcattaagtttTAAGGCAAAACGGAACCggcttttcggtctgcgcatgcgcagacctttaaaaatgcgcatttgaaaaaaaaaaaataccggatcagtttttccggatgacactggagagactgatccggtatttcaatgcatttgtcagactgatccggatcTGTTTGACGAATGCCATCATTTTGCGTCCTGATTGCCAGATCCGTCAGGCacttccggcgacagaactgcctgccagaatcctatgccgcaggtgtgaaagtagccttacttgattGCTGGAATAGTTAGTTAGGCTTTAAGCAGTTTTGTACAGCATGGGCCATAATTAGGATGTAGTAGATAATCTGACCCACTTATGAGTTGACTCCTGTAGTGTCGGTGGTGAATTTTAGGAGCACTTTCACACGTGCCGTATGGCACAGCCTTTTAGCTCTGCAGCTTATTACTATGTGCATTTTTCAGAAGTTGCTTTTGTACGTTTTTTGAATATACAGATGAAAACACACAGTAATTAGCTGCATGGTGCCATTCTGCACACGTGGAGGAACCCTAAATTCTCTAACATatgttaatgttaaaggggtttctgggagTTTAATATTGATTGTTCCTGAGTATGATGATCAATATCTCATTGATGAGGGTCCGACCCTCGGCACCCCAGCTGATAAACTGTTGTATGTGGCTGTGGGTGTTGCAGCCTaggtccattcacttgagtgggactgagctgcacataggccttgTGACCaatacactggcctaggaagaggatgCATCGCTCAAAGAGCACCATGgcctctgcaaacagctgatcttGGAGTCGAATcccccaccgatctgacattgataacctatcctaatgatagatcatcagtattcttcttccagaaaatccctttaaatatgggATATCATTTGGGGTTACATTGGTTACTATGGTGTTATGAATGTATTTTAACTTGTATATTCTTAACCTTTTTGCATGTTGAATTCCAAAATCCTTTTTAACCGTCCTTGATGTTTCAATTTGAAAGAGACCAGTGGGGGCTGAGACCATTGAGGCTTAAGATGACTGCCTTTCCTGGTTGGCCTTTCCAAACATTGTGTGACCCTTGCCCTATGACCCTTTGGCTGACCTTACCGGAAGCCATGACGACAGCAGCCTATTGCCATTAGACGCAGGGTGATGGTGAGGATTAAAAGGGTTAGACAAAACCGGCTTTAATCTGGACTAGGTGACTCCCCTTGCGTGTGCTTCCAAGTGCCACTTCTTATACCTCCTGCCTTAATGTAATGAAGTGACTGGCTTCTCTTGTTACATAACTTTGTAGAAATGCATGTAAATAAGTTAAACCTTGTAATGTCATTAAATCCTGTAAGATTTCATGTTGATGAGGTTGACTTCACTCATTAAGCAATACCCATTCTTATCACAGCAGAACGGAGTAACTCAACGTCCCTGCTGCTAATCACTCGCCAGAATCACGGCTTCAAAGGAGGTTTTAAGTAAAGCATTGCATACTCTAGTCTTTAATGCCCTCCCAGAAATTCAGAGAATTAGATAATAACTTGTGCATCTGGTATGCAGCCCTGACATTTTCTTTCTATGTGTAAAGGTGGCTACAGGAGCCAAAGATCTGGCAGAGATAAGTATGGTCCGCCTGTACGTACAGAGTTCAGACTAATTGTGGAAAACCTCTCTAGTCGCTGCAGCTGGCAGGACCTTAAGGTACGTATCGTAGACTTGCTGTCAGTTTCTAGATAGCAACCTTGAAATGGGCTTTCTGTGATTTAAGTGatgctgtcctcaggataggtcttctgTATTCTGGGATTTAATTCTTGGCACCCCTTCAAATTAGTTTTTATAAAAGGGTGAGGCCCCTACTTAAGTGCCTCAGCCTGTAACCTCATGTCCATCAGTCACATTCAAGTATACAGTGCTGTGCGTGGTATAATATGAATAGAAGGATGAGCGCTGTGGCCCCTTCCCGCGTCTGAGCATGTGCCAGATGTGTCCAGCACCGTTTAACGTCTAGGCAGAAGTAATAGTATTCAGGAGCAGCCCAAGGGTGCTATCACgtgaccgccaccatcttgcaGCCTATGGACACGAAGGATGCCCAGTAAGTATGTTTAGTCTGTTGATACCGGGGCAGCCATAGGCTTTCACAATGACAGCTGGCAACAGTACAAAGCCATATATGCTTGGATGGGACATACATGACTGTTTATGGAATTTTGAGAAATTTTTCATAATATGCTCGCCTGTTTCTCCTGCAGCACTCCGCACCCCTGGTCGGGTCCTCTTTCTGATCTTTCTATGCAAGGCTACAGTGGTGACATAGAGCTTCACAGCATGTGACTGCAGATTACTACGGTCCTTAAAGATGTTCATTACGAGACCCCCTGAGGACAGTCATTGGCTGTACTAAACCTGTGTATACCTGTAGGTTATCACtttaattatatgcaaaaatGGGAGGACTACAGACTGGGGCACTGAGACCGTGCAGGAGAAACAAGttggtatatatttttatttcaaaccTTTCGGTGGCATGGGGAAAATTCTATTTAACGTGGACAGCTCCTAATTCCCAGAGACCCTTTTAAAAGGCATTGAATATGACTGATTTTCAtgtcttaaagtggttgtcccatgaaaaatattctacagttttcaaaccagcacctggatctgaatactcttGTAATTAAACAGTTAGTACAGCCACTTAGTTATTCCAtataatctatctgtatagcggcacctgctgttttttttctcatttctttgacctgctcactgaaaaggccgcacatgctcagtttcatccttcaactgcccccctgagctgtgatggggagagcccAGACAcgtcccccctgagctgtgatggggagagcccAGACAcgtcccccctgagctgtgatggggagagcccAGACAcgtcccccctgagctgtgatggggagagcccAGACAcgtcccccctgagctgtgatggggagagcccAGACAcgtcccccctgagctgtgatggggagagcccAGACAcgtcccccctgagctgtgatggggagagcccAGACACgtccccccctgagctgtgatggggagagcccAGACACTCCGCTTGAGCTGGCAGCTTGATAtaactagcagagcaatgaatgtggagatggatctggatccatgtgaggtgaagggctggttctagctttgttagaaattgccatatactatatgatgtctgatttttcattttttacattcgtaatgggataacccttttaaagggtaACCTAAACCtttaacttaaaaaataaaaaaaactaaggtGCCGAACCGATGCACAGACTGTTATGCCCCCTTGGTTTTCATCAGTTCTGATCGGCTTTTCAAGTGTATAGCGTACAGATCCATAGAGTGTATGGGATCTGTACTCTACACGCTTGAAAAGATGAGCAAGGCTGATGCAAGCTGAAGGGTCATTCTACGTGGAGCAGCACAGGTTTAGTTTAATATTCCAACGTTTTTGTATGGGTTGTTaatttagaaatatttggctGAAATGTGTTAATCCTGTTGACGGCTCCTTTCCTGTATTACATGTTctcaactttattttatttttttctttgcaggatTTCATGAGGCAGGCAGGTGAGGTTACCTATGCAGATGCACACAAGGAGCATACCAATGAGGGTGTGATTGAATTTCGATCCTATTCTGATATGAAGAGAGCTCTTGACAAGCTAGATGGCACAGAGATAAATGGCAGAAAAATTCGCCTGGTTGAAAGCAAAACTCGCCACAGGAGGTCTTATTCTGGAAGCAGGTCAAGGTAAAAGATACATTTCAGAAGCGAAAACATGATAGTACATAGTTATTTTGTATAGCACGTTCcttaatatacaggtgaaacgcggaaaattagaatattgtgcaaaagttcatttatttcagtaatgcaaatttaaaagattagaattttgtgaaaaggttcaatattctaggctcaaagtgtcacttaGTCAGCTAAGtagtccatatcccctgagcaaagggtgcctcaaaattgtgactttggggtttcttaagctataagccatagtcatccaaattataacaaataaagacttgaaatatctcactgcatgtaatgagtctttcGTATattagttgcattactgaaataaataaactttgcacacTATTCTAATTTTTCATCTGTATAGATGTAGCTCCATACATAATCCCTGCTCCATCTTTCTTTGGTCCTCTAGAATTGCAACACCGCAGCAAAACTGTAATTCCGAATGTCTGCATCTGAAATTGAAGTTTGTTAgtatttgtgtgggtttcctctgggttctccagtttcctcccactctCCAAAGACTTCCTGatggggaacttagattgtgagcccattggtgacagcttgatgctaatgtctgtaaagcgctgcagaatatagcagggctatataagtgcataaaataaatatttagccTTCAAACATGGTTAATTTtgaaacttttttggggggttaggtcaagatCACGGAGCAGGAGGCGATCTCGCAGCAGGAGCAGACATAGCAGCCACAGCAGATCCAGAAGCAGGTCTCGCTCACCAGCAAAGAAGAGTCGTTCCCGTTCACCAGCCAAAAGAAGTCGCTCTCATTCCCCTGCTAAGAAAAGTCCGTCTCGGTCTCCTGTTAAGGAAAGCCGCTCTCGGTCTCCAATAAAACGCAGCCGTTCACATTCACCTGCTAAGAGTCAATCAAGGTAAGCATGTCTGTTTAGTAAAAATGATTAAAGTTTTCCTAATAAGACTTAATGTCACACATGCTACAGATTTGTGCTGCCTtaactagaataaaacatctgttTTAtttgttacccccccccccccccccttccttggatTCATtaatctttcttttttcttttaggtCCAAATCTCGGTCCAGAAGTAAGGAAACCTCTCGATCACCATCAAAGCAGAGAAAGTCCCGTTCAATAAGCAAACCTAAATCGGATCATGGCTCTCGATCTCGCAGCCGGTCCAAGGGAAAACGCAAGAGATCTCGTAGTCATTCTAGAGGTAAACGAGAACGCTCTAGCAGCCGTCCCAAATCAAAACGTGGGAGGTCTAGCAGCCGCTCAAAGTCAAAGCGCGATCGATCCAGCAGTCGCTCCAAGAGCAAACGTGAGCGTTCCCGAAGTCGCTCCAAAGGAAAACGAGAGTCTATGGGTAAAAGAGATCAATCCAGAGAACGATCACGTAGTCCATCAAATGGAAAGAACAGATCTCGTGAGCGATCACGCAGCCAGTCTAGAGAAAGATCAAGAGAGAGGTCTCAGGAAAGATCTCGTAGTCTGTCAAAGGGAAATAGAGAGGATTCCAGAGAGAGATCCAGAAGTCAGTCCAAGGGGGAACATGACCGCTCTCGTAGTCGATCAAGAAGCAATAGGGATCGTTCTAGGAGTCGATCAAACACTAAACAGGAAAGATCTTCCCATAGTCGTTCCAGATCCCCTTCCCCAAGGGAAAATGGTAAAGGTGATGCTAGATCCCGGTCTAAATCacctggcccaccttctgctggtAAGGAAGGGTCAACTTCTCCACCTCCACGCGCTACCTCTGCCGCCAGCTCTAGGTCTCGTTCTAGCTCCCCAGAGTAGTCGTTGTTTTTGAAGTAGATTTATATGCCGAGTGTCAGGACTGGTCCCCACAATTTGATTCCCATAAATCACTTTGTTAAATGTTTCAGTACAGACGTGATGTCATGTTTTTCTGTCCTATCCTGACAAGGGAAGGGTTTCAGCTATGTAAATATTAAAAggcaataattttttattttttttgcatgaaaATTTCAAGAGCTGAAGTTATGGCGCTGAAAGGTATTTTCCCCTTTAGTTACTTAGTACGGTGCATTACTATAGTAGATGCACAGTGCATTACTATAGTAGATGCATTCAAATTACCATGCCGGGTTCCATGTACACCCCCTAATGAAGTGCATTGCATTGTCTGTGTGCAAGAAAGTATTTAAAACTTCAGTGGTTGATGGGACTTTTAATGGGGATCCCATTTCAGTTTAGCTGCTGACATTGTAAATAAAAGGTTTGTACTATCTGTTAAgcgttttttaatttttcattttttaggaTGTTCTGTATGTTCATTTttgcaaagcaaataaagttttcTTCTGCTGTGCAACCTGGCTTTCTGCAGTTCCTTGTAATTATTTTAATGTTTTCTGTGAATTTTCAAGGTGCCGGTGTATAGGATCCATTTTTACATAGAATTGTGCTGCAAACTGCTGTGTATATGGCAGACTGCAGGTAGCTGTGTGTTTCATttacctagagcagtgatggtgaaccttttagagaccgagtgcccaaaactgcaaccaaatacccacttatttatcgcaaagtgccaacacggcaatttaacctagataccaatataatatatctttcatgtcctttatcatttatctataatagACTAATAGCCTACATTttatgtgctgttcatagtgtgtccTGGGGATAATGAATGACAGGAAAAGTCTAAAACATATTGctatgccatagactttttccagggcttgggtgcccacatagagggctctgagtgccgcctctggcacccgtgccataggttcgccatcactgacctagagcTTTGGGTTGTTTCCGCTTTAAACCATTTGGATAAtgtaataaaggggggggggggggggggggaagaaataataataaaaaaaaatcaatcaatgaaatggtggaggtgagttttttttttttgtgcacaagAGTGGCCTGTAATGGgatattatttttactgggggccttattaatactgatTGCAGCTAATAGGACATTTTTAATAACGGGGGAGGCATACATTTTACTGCGGCCTGTGTTAAGCCACCCCACTGCTTAACTTGACCAGTATTTTTCAGTATTCATGTTAAATTGCTCTGTTGGCACTTTGTAATAAATAAGttttctcatgcacacaacaatgtttttttttgttcatccgatccacattttttggggATCGCCTGCAGACCCAGAAACTTGGTCTtcagaaaatgcagacagcacacagttgacatctgtgtgctgttaGCATCAGTTTTGAAAATTATAGAGCATATCCTATTTGCCCCCAAAATGTGGCCCTTGGCGCCAATCAAGTAATTGGGCCCATGAAAAatgcggatgacacacggaagccatctgtgtgctgtccacattttgcagatctgttgcCTGGAAACTGTAGACACACCCCTGAGGTATCTTAAACTATGCAGAAAAGGTGTGAGCAattatttacactgcctggccttgCTCCAGTGTTCCattagtctaaaaaaaaaaaaaaagccacacgtGGACAAATTGGTCGAGGAGAGGGCCAAATTGTGGGACCTGCAGTGACCGGTGCCATGATTGTCAGAAAAGATACTCGGGAGAGAATGAACTGGGTGTCAGTGTTAATGAATGGGTAAGTGCCTCCACTGGCGCATATGTATGTGAACCCTCGATTGGATGCTAAAGTAATTTAACCTCTATTGCACCATAAAGTAAACCCCCTTTTGCATCATAATTTATATATTAGCAACGTGTAGCTAATGAAGGCAGTCActtgtggtgagctggcttggtgtgaGGTTATCAGCGCACATATccctgtcatgggtaaaaggggcaaTTTATCAAGAGTTACAAAGGATCATTATTGGCTCGGAGCAAAGGaaggcagtatttctgaaactgcagtTTGTGTTAGCATCCTGCTGTATTGGGAATGGACAAATGACACCATTTGAATAAGCGACGTGGAAACACCACGCACGATTGATGTGAGATGACGTTTGCTGCGAAGGTGCGCAAGGGTGGTTCAACACTCTTAACCAGGCGGCTACCAGTTGTGTGGCTAAAACGGCAATgaaccctactgtgtatggggccCTGAAGCAGACGgaggtcactgcacctctgctaacaaagtggtattggtaaaaaaaaaagttcacttTGCGTGtcagtatcagaattggacctcagctgattggcaaagggttgccgtAATATTCAGCTTCATGGATGGATGATATTGCTCGCCTGACACACCATCAAAGAACAACCCTGCtaccattgctggaagaaaacatgctggtggtggcagtgttatggtctgggtttgtggcattctctgggacGCTTATCAATGTGGAAGGCCCTCGCAACTGATTTGCAGATCATGTACATATACattctgattgtcttccctggggcaggTGGGAATCTTTCAGCAAAACAatgtcacacggctagaaatgtctgacattggttggaaggtAATTTCCCACACTTTAACCCAATTGAGCTTCTGTTAGGTCACCTCTATCCTTGTGTTCGctctgtgggatgcactgcagtcagcatggctccagatacatgcgacaacctaccaggaccttattgagtgaCTCCCAGCCTGTCTACCTGCTGTCCTTTCTGCACGCAGTTATCTGGGATGGTGGTCAtcataatgtgactcgactgtatTGTAACCcctatggctaacctccggcactccagctgtggtgaaagtgaaagagatttcggtcagagccggcccgcgcatgcgcatcgcgggccggcaaaagttaaagcagtatttcgtcagcaacctgccagccaatgatcgcggctggcaggttgcttatttttaaaaaattccaatcagaagccatatagcagatcatattagtaaatatgatctgttatatggctgccctgctcctctgctggtccttttcgtcggttggatccagcagaggagcaggcttcacagtgagtacaccacacactagccccagatcaccccctgcaccccaattaaccctttgatcgcccctgtcaatcactagtgaaaggaaaaaagtgatcagcgtaaactgtcacttttttttttcactggtattgactgttaggttttaggatagtttaggccccttggttaggtagtttagggatcagttagcgcccagcccaccgcaccgcagtcccttattcgctgattagcgtatcgctaatcagcatttgtacttttatagtatctggaagtgatcaaaactgatcacggtcagatctataatcggattagtgtcactttagttcgccctccacccaaaacagtgtttgcccgatcaggcctgattggtcgcccacaagtgcgttcacccacgcccgccccaccgcagtgacacattttttatttattttttttgatcactgcattcactttacacgcgctgcggtgataaaaaaaaatcagttttgatattttttatcaaccgcagcggcctccggtacttcgctagcctcccatttgtaagacaggcttgcttttttttcttgggtagtctcagggaatacccctatatttagttgcccaaatgtcaaacggggtattcttctgaagaggcctacaggcttctgacacagtcggatgaggaatgggaaccctcatctgatgaatctagcgggtcagaatacgaacctgtagaaagcagtggctctctgacccaaagttcggacgaggaggctgaggtccctgatagcaccaggtgtacccggccccgtgtcgctagaccacaggttgcgcaggatccgcttcaagagcagcagagtggggctggtgctgtcggattacgtggtaaggcatacaccagcagcgcagcccttcctggacatagtaccagcactgccatacaacctggtgaagtggcgagcaccagaagggcagttgaagctggtacggtggcacgagcagtagtgaccccgtcacaGCCACATCAAAAatgggcccgtagagcccctagaatccctgaggtgctggcaaaccctgatttgccgtccccaacttcagccgcacctgtagttccccctttcaccgcccagtctggagttcgggttgagacagctcagatcggttcggccctgggattttttgagctgttcttgactgcggagctcttggacttagtc
The sequence above is a segment of the Bufo gargarizans isolate SCDJY-AF-19 chromosome 6, ASM1485885v1, whole genome shotgun sequence genome. Coding sequences within it:
- the LOC122940040 gene encoding serine/arginine-rich splicing factor 6-like translates to MPRVYIGRLSYHVREKDIQRFFGGYGKLLEVDLKNGYGFVEFEDSRDADDAVYELNGKDLCGERVIVEHARGPRRDRDGFNFGSRSGYRSQRSGRDKYGPPVRTEFRLIVENLSSRCSWQDLKDFMRQAGEVTYADAHKEHTNEGVIEFRSYSDMKRALDKLDGTEINGRKIRLVESKTRHRRSYSGSRSRSRSRSRRRSRSRSRHSSHSRSRSRSRSPAKKSRSRSPAKRSRSHSPAKKSPSRSPVKESRSRSPIKRSRSHSPAKSQSRSKSRSRSKETSRSPSKQRKSRSISKPKSDHGSRSRSRSKGKRKRSRSHSRGKRERSSSRPKSKRGRSSSRSKSKRDRSSSRSKSKRERSRSRSKGKRESMGKRDQSRERSRSPSNGKNRSRERSRSQSRERSRERSQERSRSLSKGNREDSRERSRSQSKGEHDRSRSRSRSNRDRSRSRSNTKQERSSHSRSRSPSPRENGKGDARSRSKSPGPPSAGKEGSTSPPPRATSAASSRSRSSSPE